The Streptomyces sp. M92 nucleotide sequence GTGATCTCTCACGAGGTGATCGCTAGGGCCCCCGTTGTGTAGCGGCCTAGCACGCCGCCCTCTCAAGGCGGTAGCGCCGGTTCGAATCCGGTCGGGGGTACAAACTGGTCTAAACCACATTGGTCTATGGTGTAATTGGCAGCACGACTGATTCTGGTTCAGTTAGTCTAGGTTCGAGTCCTGGTAGACCAGCTCGGGTCTGCGGCGCCTGGTATCAAGCGCTTGTACGATCCTCGCCCCCGTTGTGTAGCGGCCTAGCACGCCGCCCTCTCAAGGCGGTAGCGCCGGTTCGAATCCGGTCGGGGGTACACGAGTCCGAAGGGGCTCCCGCTCAGGCGGGAGCCCCTTCGGCGTTCACTCGGCACCGGCGTTCATTCGATCCCGTACCGCCGCGCCGACTCCTCCTCCTGCGCCAGCCGGTGCAGCGCCCGCAGCACCGGCTGGAAGAGCACCGCCGCCGCGACCGCCATCTCGACCTTCTCCGCCTCCGAGCCGTGGTTCTCCATGAAGTCCAGGTCCCTGCGGGCCACCTCGTGCATCAACTGCCCGTACGGCGCCATCAGTTCCGCGTCCCACGGGTAGTCCAGCCGGCGCAGCGCCGCCACCGCCGTCACCAGCGACCGGTGCACGGGGGAGAGGGAGGACAGCTCCCGGGCCGTCTCCCAGCCCAGCATCTCCAGCAACCGGTCCACCTCCGCCCGCGCCGCGATCACGGACGGGTCCTCCTCGTCCGGCTCCGGTCCCTGCGGCAGCGCCCACAGCGCCGCGCCGAGCCTGATGGTCCGGCCCAGGGAGTCGTCGTCGACGTGCCCCAGCACCTCACGCGCCGTCGCCACCGGCACCTTCCCCACCTGGATCAGCGCCCGCACCAGGCGCAGCCGGCGCAGGTGGACCTCGTCGTACTCGGCCGTGGTCGCGTTGATCTGCCGGCCGGGCGGCAACAGGCCCTCGCGCAGGTAGTACTTGATCGTCGCGGTGGACACACCGCTGTGCTTGCTCAACTCGGCCAGCCGCATCCCTTGCGCCCCTCCTCGGGTACCGGCACTATCCAAGCACGGCGACTCGGAGAGTCCAGCCCGCCGACGGGGAGGTCGAGATGACCGGCGATTCCGGCACCGGTACCGCGGTCCGTACCACCGCCGCTGCCGAGGGCGACGTGGTCGTCCTGCTCATCGGCATGCGGATCAACCACTTCTGGGCGGTGCACCACTGGCTGCCGGTCCTGCTGTCCATGCCGCGCATGCTGCGCGAACTGGCGAAGGACCCGGACCGCGGACTCCTCGGCCACGTGCTGCTGACGGCCTCGCCGCGGACGTACTACGTGGTCCAGTACTGGGAGTCCAAGGAGAAGCTCTACCGGTACGCCCACTCTCCCGACATGTTCCACCACCGGGCGTGGGCGTTCGTCAACCGCAAGGAGCGGGCGCGGAAGGTGCGCGGACACGTGGGGCTGTGGCACGAGGCGTACGTGGTGCCGGAGGGTTCCTACGAGTCGATCTACGCGGACATGCCGCCCTTCGGGCTCGCTGCGGCACACGGCCAGGTACCGCTGGAGCGGCGGGGCAGGCGGGCCGAGGACCGGTTCGCGCACCGGTCCGGGAAGCGGGCGGGGTCCGAAAGGGCGTGAGCACGCGGTGAGTACGGCCTGACCGGGGGTCGCGGGTCAGGGAAGGGCCCTCCGCGGCGTTGAGGCGGGCCCGGTCCCGGTCGCGTACCCGGGCGGGGTCAGCCCGAGCGGCGCAGGGCCTCGGAGAGACGGCCGGCGGCGTCGATGATCGCCTGGGCGTGCATGCGGCCCGGGTGGCGGGTGAGGCGCTCGATGGGGCCGGAGACGGAGACGGCGGCCACCACGCGGTTCGAGGGACCGCGCACGGGCGCGGAGACGGACGCGACGCCCGGCTCGCGCTCGCCGATCGACTGGGCCCAGCCCCGGCGCCGCACGCCGGACAGCGCCGTCGCCGTGAAGCGGGCGCCCTGCAGACCCCGGTGGAGGCGCTCGGGCTCCTCCCAGGCCATGAGGATCTGCGCCGAGGAACCGGCCTTCATCGTGAGCGTGGAGCCGACCGGGACCGTGTCCCTGAGGCCGGACAGTCGCTCGGCCGCGGCGACGCAGATGCGCATGTCGCCCTGGCGGCGGTAGAGCTGCGCGCTCTCGCCCGTCACGTCGCGGAGATGGGTGAGCACCGGGCCCGCCGTGGCGAGCAGGCGGTCCTCACCGGCCGCCGCGGCCAGTTCGGCCAGGCGCGGGCCGAGAATGAAACGGCCCTGCATGTCGCGCGCCACCATACGGTGGTGTTCCAGTGCCACGGCCAGGCGGTGGGCCGTGGGTCGTGCCAGTCCGGTCGCCGCGACCAGTCCCGCGAGGGTGGCCGGGCCGGACTCCAGAGCGCTCAGGACGAGGGCCGCCTTGTCCAGAACGCCGACGCCGCTACTGTTGTCCATGAAACGATACTCCCGTCTCACTCTGTGAAACGCAAGTTCAATTTTCCGTGGAACCCGCCACTCTTGACGGCAGGAAGTCACAGCGGCCCGTGACGAAAGGGCCTGGTGGCGGTTGCCCGGAAACGCAGGGGTGTGGGCGCCGCTTCCCCAAGATCTCTAGTTGGGCCGTCGCGTTGTCGTCGGCCGGAGGGAAAGCGATGGGTAGGACACTCGCGGAGAAGGTCTGGGACGACCACGTCGTCCGGCGCGCCGAGGGCGAGCCCGACCTCCTCTTCATCGATCTGCACCTGCTGCACGAGGTGACCAGCCCGCAGGCCTTCGACGGCCTCCGCAAGAGCGGCCGCCC carries:
- a CDS encoding MerR family transcriptional regulator; this encodes MRLAELSKHSGVSTATIKYYLREGLLPPGRQINATTAEYDEVHLRRLRLVRALIQVGKVPVATAREVLGHVDDDSLGRTIRLGAALWALPQGPEPDEEDPSVIAARAEVDRLLEMLGWETARELSSLSPVHRSLVTAVAALRRLDYPWDAELMAPYGQLMHEVARRDLDFMENHGSEAEKVEMAVAAAVLFQPVLRALHRLAQEEESARRYGIE
- a CDS encoding DUF4188 domain-containing protein codes for the protein MTGDSGTGTAVRTTAAAEGDVVVLLIGMRINHFWAVHHWLPVLLSMPRMLRELAKDPDRGLLGHVLLTASPRTYYVVQYWESKEKLYRYAHSPDMFHHRAWAFVNRKERARKVRGHVGLWHEAYVVPEGSYESIYADMPPFGLAAAHGQVPLERRGRRAEDRFAHRSGKRAGSERA
- the ndgR gene encoding IclR family transcriptional regulator NdgR, encoding MDNSSGVGVLDKAALVLSALESGPATLAGLVAATGLARPTAHRLAVALEHHRMVARDMQGRFILGPRLAELAAAAGEDRLLATAGPVLTHLRDVTGESAQLYRRQGDMRICVAAAERLSGLRDTVPVGSTLTMKAGSSAQILMAWEEPERLHRGLQGARFTATALSGVRRRGWAQSIGEREPGVASVSAPVRGPSNRVVAAVSVSGPIERLTRHPGRMHAQAIIDAAGRLSEALRRSG